Proteins encoded within one genomic window of Glycine soja cultivar W05 chromosome 1, ASM419377v2, whole genome shotgun sequence:
- the LOC114419701 gene encoding alpha-mannosidase-like isoform X1, producing MAKKVTIVSHCFSAFLLFYLCGTVVCVKYNTGASVVPGKLNVHLIAHSHDDVGWLKTVDQYYVGSNNSIQGACVENVLDSVVVSLQLNQNRKFVFAEMAFFHRWWVEQTPQTQVQVRKLVDAGQLEFINGGWCMHDEATTHYIDMIDQTTLGHRFIKNQFNKVPRAGWQIDPFGHSAVQAYLLGAELGFDSVHFARIDYQDRAKRKVDKTLEVVWRSSKTFGSSAQIFANAFPVHYSPPSGFHFEINDDFVPVQDDPLLFDYNVEQRVKDFIAAAITQANVTRTNHIMWTMGDDFQYQNAESWFKQMDKLIHYVNKDGRVNALYSTPSIYTDAKNAANQPWPLKTDDYFPYADGPNAYWTGYFTSRPAFKRYVRILSGYYLAARQLEFFAGKKSTVGHTIDLGDALGVAQHHDAVSGTAKQHTTNDYAKRLAIGASRAEAVVSSSLYCLTSKKLGVQCSAPTSAFSQCQLLNISYCPPTEDGIPQAKSLVLVVYNPLGWNRSDIVRIPVNDANLVVKDSLGNNIETQYIEVDNVTANLREFYVKVYVGVSPQQAPKYWLLFQASVPPLGWSTYFISKTAKKGKNRIGFLSYQSSQNKDTIEVGPGNLKLSFSSESGQLIRMHNSKTGVAVPIQQSYLWYSSSQGEGQDSGAYIFRPHTPPNIVSRSVPFKIIRGPLVDEVHQEFSSWIYQVTRVYKDKEHSEIEYTIGPIPIEDGIGKEVITQMTANMVTDKEFYTDSNGRDFLKRVRDHRDDWPLQVHEPVAGNYYPLNLGIYVKDKKSELSVLVDRATGGGSIKDGQVELMLHRRMLFDDGRGVDEGLDELVCQNDRCQGLTVRGNYYVGIHKLGAGSHWRRTTGQEVYSPLLLAFAHEDLGNWKAFHVTRGTVIDPNYNLPPNVALITLEVLDNGMVLLRLAHLYEAGEDAQLSTLTKVELKKMFATKMIRGLIEVSLSANQEKEKMKKKTWNVAGDKGQGSKSVRGGPVSHINLVVELGPMEIRSFLLKF from the exons ATGGCAAAGAAAGTGACTATAGTTTCACATTGTTTCTCTGCTTTTCTCCTGTTTTATTTATGTGGGACAGTAGTTTGTGTCAAGTACAATACTGGAGCTAGTGTTGTGCCAGGCAAATTGAATGTTCATCTCATTGCTCATTCCCATGACGATGTTGGTTGGCTCAAAACCGTTGACCAATACTATGTTGGGTCCAACAATAGTATTCAA GGTGCATGTGTGGAGAATGTGCTGGACTCGGTGGTAGTGTCCCTTCAGCTTAACCAAAACAGAAAGTTTGTGTTCGCTGAGATG GCTTTTTTCCATAGATGGTGGGTGGAACAAACTCCACAGACACAGGTGCAAGTGAGAAAGCTTGTGGATGCTGGCCAGCTAGAATTTAT AAATGGTGGTTGGTGCATGCATGACGAAGCCACGACTCACTACATAGACATGATTGATCAAACGACTCTTGGTCACCGCTTCATCAAAAACCAATTCAACAAGGTCCCTCGTGCAGGGTGGCAGATTGATCCCTTTGGACACTCTGCTGTTCAGGCTTACTTGCTTGGTGCTGAG CTTGGTTTTGATTCTGTGCACTTCGCTAGGATTGATTATCAGGACAGAGCTAAGCGCAAAGTTGATAAGACTCTTGAAGTTGTGTGGCGAAGCTCCAAGACATTTGGCTCTTCAGCCCAG ATTTTTGCCAATGCTTTTCCTGTTCATTATAGTCCCCCAAGTGGttttcattttgaaatcaatgatGACTTTGTTCCCGTACAG GATGATCCCCTTCTATTTGATTACAATGTTGAACAGCGAGTCAAGGACTTCATTGCTGCTGCTATTACACAA GCAAATGTGACTAGGACGAACCATATTATGTGGACAATGGGCGATGATTTCCAGTACCAAAATGCAGAGAGTTGGTTCAAACAAATGGATAAACTAATTCACTATGTTAATAAG GATGGCAGAGTGAATGCTTTATATTCTACTCCATCTATTTATACCGATGCAAAAAATGCTGCAAATCAACCATGGCCCCTGAAAACTGATGATTACTTCCC GTATGCGGATGGACCAAATGCTTATTGGACAGGCTATTTCACTAGTCGGCCAGCGTTTAAGCGATATGTTAGGATCCTTAGTGGATACTATTTG gcAGCACGACAACTTGAATTTTTTGCTGGAAAGAAATCCACTGTAGGCCACACTATAGACCTTGGAGATGCTCTCGGCGTTGCACAGCATCATGATGCTGTCTCTGGCACTGCCAAGCAACACACAActaatgactatgcaaaacgaCTTGCTATTGGAGCCTCAAGG GCTGAAGCTGTTGTTAGTTCTTCTTTGTATTGTCTTACTAGCAAGAAACTAGGGGTTCAATGCTCAGCACCTACATCGGCATTTTCCCAG TGTCAATTACTCAATATCAGTTACTGCCCACCAACAGAAGACGGTATTCCACAAGCGAAGAGTTTG GTATTAGTGGTGTATAACCCACTTGGATGGAATCGCAGTGACATTGTTAGAATACCA GTTAATGACGCAaatcttgttgtaaaagattCATTGGGAAATAACATTGAAACACAATATATAGAAGTGGATAATGTTacagcaaatttaagagaattcTATGTCAAAGTTTATGTGGGAGTGTCACCCCAACAAGCCCCAAAGTACTGGCTTCTATTTCAGGCTTCTGTACCTCCACTTGGATGGAGTACGTATTTCATTTCTAAAACAGCAAAAAAAG GCAAAAACAGGATTGGATTTCTCTCATACCAAAGCAGTCAAAACAAAGATACCATTGAAGTAGGTCCGGGAAATTTAAAGCTGTCATTTTCTTCAGAGTCTGGACAACTCATACGGATGCATAATTCCAAAACTGGA GTAGCTGTACCAATTCAGCAAAGCTATCTCTGGTATAGTTCCAGTCAAGGTGAAGGTCAG GATTCTGGTGCATATATATTTCGGCCTCATACCCCTCCAAATATTGTTTCAAGATCA GTGCCCTTCAAGATAATCCGCGGACCATTAGTTGATGAGGTTCATCAGGAGTTTAGTTCTTGGATTTACCAG gttaCTAGGGTCTATAAAGACAAAGAGCATTCAGAGATTGAATACACT attGGTCCAATTCCTATAGAGGATGGAATTGGAAAAGAGGTGATCACCCAAATGACAGCAAATATGGTTACAGACAAAGAGTTCTATACTGACTCTAATGGAAGAGATTTTTTGAAACGG GTTCGAGATCATAGGGATGATTGGCCACTTCAAGTTCATGAACCAGTAGCAGGCAACTATTATCCA CTCAATCTTGGAATTTATGTTAAGGATAAGAAATCTGAATTGTCGGTCTTAGTTGATCGGGCCACTGGAGGAGGCAGTATCAAAGATGGTCAGGTGGAACTTATGCTTCATAG GCGCATGCTCTTTGATGATGGCAGAGGAGTAGACGAAGGTCTTGATGAACTAGTGTGCCAAAATGATAGATGTCAAGGACTAACA GTAAGAGGAAATTATTATGTGGGCATCCACAAACTTGGAGCTGGTTCACACTGGCGCCGTACAACTGGTCAGGAAGTTTATTCACCACTATTATTGGCTTTTGCACATGAG GACTTAGGAAACTGGAAGGCCTTTCATGTGACCAGAGGAACTGTCATTGATCCTAATTACAACTTACCTCCCAATGTTGCTCTGATAACTCTTGAG GTGTTGGATAATGGAATGGTGCTTCTCCGTTTGGCACATCTATATGAG GCTGGTGAAGATGCTCAGCTTTCAACTTTGACCAAAGTTGAATTGAAGAAAATGTTTGCCACAAAAATG ATAAGGGGATTGATTGAGGTTAGTTTATCAGCAAAtcaagagaaggaaaaaatgaagaagaaaacatgGAACGTTGCAGGGGACAAGGGACAAGGGTCTAAATCAGTTAGGGGTGGCCCTGTCAGCCATATTAATCTCGTAGTTGAGCTTGGTCCCATGGAAATACGTTCTTTCCTGttgaaattctaa
- the LOC114419693 gene encoding protein EARLY-RESPONSIVE TO DEHYDRATION 7, chloroplastic-like: protein MASQNPNQRNSLYPQVIDSNPDAPPPLLNPNRSSSSQPSLYPSVDYNDLVQNLFPEDATAAGSPSAPLEATEEALLRIPGAILNLIDKDYSVELACGDFSVIRLRQGDNAVAVYARVADEIQWPLAKDATTVKVDDSHYFFSFRVPKGSDPGEEEEDMLSYGLTIASKGQEGLLKELDVVLENCSCFSVQSVSENVKKKGEALDGSVAREVSPKDLESGKKKEMMEGRCAAYWTTLAPNVEDYSGKTAKMIAAGSGHVVKGILWCGDVTVDRLKWGNQVMKKRIAPGSHAEVSPQTLKRIKRVKRVTKMTEKVANGFLSGVVKVSGFFTSSVINSKAGKKFFSFLPGEVLLASLDGFSKVCDAVEVAGKNVMSTSSTVTTELVDHRYGEQAAEATSEGFSAAGHALGTAWAAFKIRKALNPKSVLKPTSLAKAGAKAAASEFKAKSSK from the exons ATGGCTTCTCAAAACCCTAATCAGAGAAATTCTCTGTATCCACAAGTAATCGATTCTAACCCCGATGCTCCGCCGCCACTCCTTAATCCCAATCGTTCATCCTCTTCGCAACCCAGCCTCTACCCTTCCGTTGACTACAACGACCTCGTCCAAAACCTATTCCCTGAGGATGCCACCGCCGCCGGATCCCCCTCCGCGCCACTGGAGGCCACCGAGGAGGCCCTCCTCCGGATCCCCGGCGCGATCCTCAACCTCATCGACAAGGACTACAGCGTCGAGCTCGCGTGCGGCGACTTCTCCGTGATCCGCCTCCGGCAGGGCGACAACGCCGTCGCCGTGTACGCGCGCGTCGCCGACGAGATCCAATGGCCGCTCGCGAAGGACGCCACCACCGTGAAAGTCGATGATTCGCACTACTTCTTCTCCTTCCGCGTCCCCAAGGGTTCCGATCCCGGCGAGGAGGAAGAAGATATGCTCAGCTACGGCTTAACGATCGCGTCGAAGGGGCAGGAGGGATTACTGAAGGAACTCGACGTGGTTTTGGAGAACTGCAGTTGTTTCTCCGTGCAGAGTGTTTCGGAGaatgtcaagaagaaaggggaggCGCTGGATGGTTCCGTGGCGAGGGAGGTTTCGCCGAAGGATTTGGAGTCggggaagaagaaggagatgatGGAGGGGCGGTGCGCGGCGTATTGGACGACGTTGGCGCCCAATGTGGAGGATTACAGTGGAAAAACTGCGAAGATGATTGCTGCAGGGTCTGGACATGTGGTTAAGGGGATATTGTGGTGTGGGGATGTGACCGTGGACAGGTTGAAATGGGGGAATCAGGTTATGAAGAAGAGGATCGCTCCTGGCTCGCATGCTGAGGTTAGTCCTCAGACATTGAAGCGGATTAAAAG GGTTAAGAGAGTTACTAAAATGACTGAGAAAGTAGCAAATGGTTTTCTCTCTGGGGTCGTGAAAGTGTCTGGATTTTTCACCAGTTCAGTGATAAACTCAAAAGCCGGAAAGAAATTTTTCAGCTTTCTACCGGGGGAAGTTCTGCTTGCATCGTTGGATGGATTCA GTAAAGTGTGTGATGCTGTTGAAGTAGctggaaaaaatgtcatgtcaACATCATCAACTGTGACAACTGAGCTTGTCGATCACAG ATATGGAGAACAAGCAGCTGAAGCAACAAGTGAAGGGTTTAGTGCTGCTGGTCATGCTTTGGGTACTGCATGGGCTGCTTTTAAGATTAGGAAGGCTCTCAACCCTAAGAGTGTTCTTAAACCTACCTCCCTGGCCAAAGCTGGTGCTAAAGCTGCAGCTTCTGAATTTAAGGCTAAAAGTTCCAAGTAA
- the LOC114393907 gene encoding UDP-glycosyltransferase 74B1-like: MIQQRQSNNVHVVVLHYPVQGHINPLVQFAKRLASKGIKATVATAHYTANSITAPNISVEPISDGFNEAGIAQTNNKVELFLSSFRTNGSRTLSQLIQYGLIELPVNVEDLPLRVPGLPPLDFWALPILLRFPESYPAYMAMKLSQFSDLPKAHWVFVNTFEALVAEWTDQSSNAVFLEQVWEVGVWPKEDEKGIARKQEFVTSLKVAMEGERSQEIRWDANKWKMLAREAFDEGGSSDNHINHFVNHLMNIRDVQKLVQ, from the exons atGATTCAGCAGAGGCAAAGCAACAACGTGCATGTGGTTGTTCTGCATTACCCAGTACAAGGGCACATAAACCCTCTTGTTCAATTTGCAAAGAGGTTAGCCTCAAAAGGTATAAAGGCCACAGTTGCCACCGCCCATTACACTGCCAACTCCATTACCGCACCAAACATCAGCGTGGAACCAATCTCCGACGGCTTCAACGAAGCCGGCATTGCCCAAACCAATAACAAAGTTGAACTCTTCCTCAGCTCGTTCAGAACAAACGGTTCAAGAACCTTGTCCCAACTCATACAGTATGGTTTGATTGAGCTCCCTGTGAACGTGGAAGATCTGCCCCTGCGTGTTCCTGGCCTTCCTCCGTTGGATTTCTGGGCACTCCCAATTCTCTTGAGGTTCCCAGAGAGCTATCCTGCTTACATGGCAATGAAATTGAGTCAATTCTCTGACTTGCCCAAAGCTCATTGGGTGTTTGTAAACACCTTTGAAGCATTAGTAGCCGAG TGGACTGACCAATCGTCTAATGCCGTGTTTTTGGAGCAAGTATGGGAGGTGGGAGTCTGGCCAAAGGAGGATGAGAAAGGAATTGCGAGGAAGCAAGAGTTTGTCACAAGTTTGAAGGTTGCAATGGAGGGTGAAAGAAGCCAAGAGATTAGATGGGATGCTAATAAATGGAAAATGTTGGCTAGAGAAGCATTTGATGAAGGAGGCAGCTCTGATAATCATATCAATCATTTTGTGAATCATTTGATGAATATTAGGGATGTGCAAAAAttagttcaataa
- the LOC114419701 gene encoding alpha-mannosidase-like isoform X2, producing the protein MAKKVTIVSHCFSAFLLFYLCGTVVCVKYNTGASVVPGKLNVHLIAHSHDDVGWLKTVDQYYVGSNNSIQGACVENVLDSVVVSLQLNQNRKFVFAEMAFFHRWWVEQTPQTQVQVRKLVDAGQLEFINGGWCMHDEATTHYIDMIDQTTLGHRFIKNQFNKVPRAGWQIDPFGHSAVQAYLLGAELGFDSVHFARIDYQDRAKRKVDKTLEVVWRSSKTFGSSAQDDPLLFDYNVEQRVKDFIAAAITQANVTRTNHIMWTMGDDFQYQNAESWFKQMDKLIHYVNKDGRVNALYSTPSIYTDAKNAANQPWPLKTDDYFPYADGPNAYWTGYFTSRPAFKRYVRILSGYYLAARQLEFFAGKKSTVGHTIDLGDALGVAQHHDAVSGTAKQHTTNDYAKRLAIGASRAEAVVSSSLYCLTSKKLGVQCSAPTSAFSQCQLLNISYCPPTEDGIPQAKSLVLVVYNPLGWNRSDIVRIPVNDANLVVKDSLGNNIETQYIEVDNVTANLREFYVKVYVGVSPQQAPKYWLLFQASVPPLGWSTYFISKTAKKGKNRIGFLSYQSSQNKDTIEVGPGNLKLSFSSESGQLIRMHNSKTGVAVPIQQSYLWYSSSQGEGQDSGAYIFRPHTPPNIVSRSVPFKIIRGPLVDEVHQEFSSWIYQVTRVYKDKEHSEIEYTIGPIPIEDGIGKEVITQMTANMVTDKEFYTDSNGRDFLKRVRDHRDDWPLQVHEPVAGNYYPLNLGIYVKDKKSELSVLVDRATGGGSIKDGQVELMLHRRMLFDDGRGVDEGLDELVCQNDRCQGLTVRGNYYVGIHKLGAGSHWRRTTGQEVYSPLLLAFAHEDLGNWKAFHVTRGTVIDPNYNLPPNVALITLEVLDNGMVLLRLAHLYEAGEDAQLSTLTKVELKKMFATKMIRGLIEVSLSANQEKEKMKKKTWNVAGDKGQGSKSVRGGPVSHINLVVELGPMEIRSFLLKF; encoded by the exons ATGGCAAAGAAAGTGACTATAGTTTCACATTGTTTCTCTGCTTTTCTCCTGTTTTATTTATGTGGGACAGTAGTTTGTGTCAAGTACAATACTGGAGCTAGTGTTGTGCCAGGCAAATTGAATGTTCATCTCATTGCTCATTCCCATGACGATGTTGGTTGGCTCAAAACCGTTGACCAATACTATGTTGGGTCCAACAATAGTATTCAA GGTGCATGTGTGGAGAATGTGCTGGACTCGGTGGTAGTGTCCCTTCAGCTTAACCAAAACAGAAAGTTTGTGTTCGCTGAGATG GCTTTTTTCCATAGATGGTGGGTGGAACAAACTCCACAGACACAGGTGCAAGTGAGAAAGCTTGTGGATGCTGGCCAGCTAGAATTTAT AAATGGTGGTTGGTGCATGCATGACGAAGCCACGACTCACTACATAGACATGATTGATCAAACGACTCTTGGTCACCGCTTCATCAAAAACCAATTCAACAAGGTCCCTCGTGCAGGGTGGCAGATTGATCCCTTTGGACACTCTGCTGTTCAGGCTTACTTGCTTGGTGCTGAG CTTGGTTTTGATTCTGTGCACTTCGCTAGGATTGATTATCAGGACAGAGCTAAGCGCAAAGTTGATAAGACTCTTGAAGTTGTGTGGCGAAGCTCCAAGACATTTGGCTCTTCAGCCCAG GATGATCCCCTTCTATTTGATTACAATGTTGAACAGCGAGTCAAGGACTTCATTGCTGCTGCTATTACACAA GCAAATGTGACTAGGACGAACCATATTATGTGGACAATGGGCGATGATTTCCAGTACCAAAATGCAGAGAGTTGGTTCAAACAAATGGATAAACTAATTCACTATGTTAATAAG GATGGCAGAGTGAATGCTTTATATTCTACTCCATCTATTTATACCGATGCAAAAAATGCTGCAAATCAACCATGGCCCCTGAAAACTGATGATTACTTCCC GTATGCGGATGGACCAAATGCTTATTGGACAGGCTATTTCACTAGTCGGCCAGCGTTTAAGCGATATGTTAGGATCCTTAGTGGATACTATTTG gcAGCACGACAACTTGAATTTTTTGCTGGAAAGAAATCCACTGTAGGCCACACTATAGACCTTGGAGATGCTCTCGGCGTTGCACAGCATCATGATGCTGTCTCTGGCACTGCCAAGCAACACACAActaatgactatgcaaaacgaCTTGCTATTGGAGCCTCAAGG GCTGAAGCTGTTGTTAGTTCTTCTTTGTATTGTCTTACTAGCAAGAAACTAGGGGTTCAATGCTCAGCACCTACATCGGCATTTTCCCAG TGTCAATTACTCAATATCAGTTACTGCCCACCAACAGAAGACGGTATTCCACAAGCGAAGAGTTTG GTATTAGTGGTGTATAACCCACTTGGATGGAATCGCAGTGACATTGTTAGAATACCA GTTAATGACGCAaatcttgttgtaaaagattCATTGGGAAATAACATTGAAACACAATATATAGAAGTGGATAATGTTacagcaaatttaagagaattcTATGTCAAAGTTTATGTGGGAGTGTCACCCCAACAAGCCCCAAAGTACTGGCTTCTATTTCAGGCTTCTGTACCTCCACTTGGATGGAGTACGTATTTCATTTCTAAAACAGCAAAAAAAG GCAAAAACAGGATTGGATTTCTCTCATACCAAAGCAGTCAAAACAAAGATACCATTGAAGTAGGTCCGGGAAATTTAAAGCTGTCATTTTCTTCAGAGTCTGGACAACTCATACGGATGCATAATTCCAAAACTGGA GTAGCTGTACCAATTCAGCAAAGCTATCTCTGGTATAGTTCCAGTCAAGGTGAAGGTCAG GATTCTGGTGCATATATATTTCGGCCTCATACCCCTCCAAATATTGTTTCAAGATCA GTGCCCTTCAAGATAATCCGCGGACCATTAGTTGATGAGGTTCATCAGGAGTTTAGTTCTTGGATTTACCAG gttaCTAGGGTCTATAAAGACAAAGAGCATTCAGAGATTGAATACACT attGGTCCAATTCCTATAGAGGATGGAATTGGAAAAGAGGTGATCACCCAAATGACAGCAAATATGGTTACAGACAAAGAGTTCTATACTGACTCTAATGGAAGAGATTTTTTGAAACGG GTTCGAGATCATAGGGATGATTGGCCACTTCAAGTTCATGAACCAGTAGCAGGCAACTATTATCCA CTCAATCTTGGAATTTATGTTAAGGATAAGAAATCTGAATTGTCGGTCTTAGTTGATCGGGCCACTGGAGGAGGCAGTATCAAAGATGGTCAGGTGGAACTTATGCTTCATAG GCGCATGCTCTTTGATGATGGCAGAGGAGTAGACGAAGGTCTTGATGAACTAGTGTGCCAAAATGATAGATGTCAAGGACTAACA GTAAGAGGAAATTATTATGTGGGCATCCACAAACTTGGAGCTGGTTCACACTGGCGCCGTACAACTGGTCAGGAAGTTTATTCACCACTATTATTGGCTTTTGCACATGAG GACTTAGGAAACTGGAAGGCCTTTCATGTGACCAGAGGAACTGTCATTGATCCTAATTACAACTTACCTCCCAATGTTGCTCTGATAACTCTTGAG GTGTTGGATAATGGAATGGTGCTTCTCCGTTTGGCACATCTATATGAG GCTGGTGAAGATGCTCAGCTTTCAACTTTGACCAAAGTTGAATTGAAGAAAATGTTTGCCACAAAAATG ATAAGGGGATTGATTGAGGTTAGTTTATCAGCAAAtcaagagaaggaaaaaatgaagaagaaaacatgGAACGTTGCAGGGGACAAGGGACAAGGGTCTAAATCAGTTAGGGGTGGCCCTGTCAGCCATATTAATCTCGTAGTTGAGCTTGGTCCCATGGAAATACGTTCTTTCCTGttgaaattctaa